Part of the Heliomicrobium gestii genome is shown below.
GTCCGGCATCAGCTGGCTTTTCCGCCTTTACCGCTTGACCAAAGCACAAAAAAGTGACTTCCGGCTCGTCAATGTTCCCCCATTGATCAGGCAACACATAGGGTTTACCAAACTTGACCGGGTGTTTCAACTTTAGCTATATCAATCCTGCCAAAAAAGGCCCAGGACGTCATCCTGGACCTACCGTTTCTCCATCTTTTTCACTTCTTACGTGGCGGCGTATCCAAATCCGAAACCGGTGCCAAGGATAGCGATAATGATGATTAAG
Proteins encoded:
- a CDS encoding STAS domain-containing protein, producing MGPNLRLLCDRTTEHLQSLLSGPSVLLVDLSQVDRIDLSGISWLFRLYRLTKAQKSDFRLVNVPPLIRQHIGFTKLDRVFQL